From a single Lolium rigidum isolate FL_2022 chromosome 7, APGP_CSIRO_Lrig_0.1, whole genome shotgun sequence genomic region:
- the LOC124677405 gene encoding 14 kDa proline-rich protein DC2.15-like: MAGKASIALFLAVNLVVFSMASACGGNCPTPATPTPWTPSTPTPTPASFGRCPRDALKLGVCADVLGLIKAKVGVPPTLPCCPLLEGLVDLEAAVCLCTVLKANILGIKLNLPIDLSLVLNHCGRSVPTGFKC; encoded by the coding sequence ATGGCAGGCAAGGCATCGATCGCTCTGTTCCTCGCTGTGAACCTGGTCGTTTTCTCCATGGCCAGCGCGTGCGGGGGGAACTGCCCGACTCCTGCCACACCAACCCCGTGGACGCCTTCGACTCCAACCCCAACTCCAGCCTCTTTCGGCAGGTGCCCGCGCGACGCGCTGAAGCTTGGCGTGTGCGCAGATGTGCTGGGACTTATCAAGGCCAAGGTGGGCGTGCCCCCCACGTTGCCGTGCTGCCCGTTGCTGGAGGGGCTCGTCGACCTGGAGGCCGCCGTGTGCCTTTGCACGGTGCTCAAGGCCAACATCCTTGGCATCAAACTTAACCTCCCtatcgatctcagcctcgtcctcAACCACTGCGGCAGGAGCGTCCCCACCGGATTCAAGTGCTAA
- the LOC124677496 gene encoding 14 kDa proline-rich protein DC2.15-like, with protein MAGKASIALFLAVNLVVFNMASACGGNCPTPATPTPWTPSTPTPTPASFGRCPRDALKLGVCADVLGLIKAKVGVPPTLPCCPLLEGLVDLEAAVCLCTVLKANILGIKLNLPIDLSLVLNHCGRSVPTGFKC; from the coding sequence ATGGCAGGCAAGGCATCGATCGCGTTGTTCCTCGCTGTGAACCTGGTCGTGTTCAACATGGCCAGCGCGTGCGGGGGGAACTGCCCAACTCCTGCCACACCAACCCCGTGGACGCCTTCGACTCCAACCCCAACTCCAGCCTCTTTCGGCAGGTGCCCGCGCGACGCGCTGAAGCTGGGCGTGTGCGCCGATGTGCTGGGACTTATCAAGGCCAAGGTGGGCGTGCCACCCACGTTGCCGTGCTGCCCGCTGCTGGAGGGGCTCGTCGACCTGGAGGCCGCCGTGTGCCTTTGCACGGTGCTCAAGGCGAACATCCTCGGCATCAAGCTTAACCTCCCtatcgatctcagcctcgtcctcAACCACTGCGGCAGGAGCGTCCCCACCGGATTCAAGTGCTAA